Within the Onychostoma macrolepis isolate SWU-2019 chromosome 14, ASM1243209v1, whole genome shotgun sequence genome, the region tggatctAGAGTCAACGGAGCTGCAAAGAGAATAAAATCAGATTAGAGGATAAAATATGATGGTATTAGAAAAGTACactaaatacataaacatacaccATGAGGAATAGACTGTGTTTTATAGACATTATGAGTTTCCTGTAGGATTTGATGTGATTATAATAtttcttatgtattttttatcaaatgttaatctgtctgtttttgtttatatctgAAGTATTTAATCTTTGGTACTGGTCTCAAATCTTCTAGAGACTCACTGTGTTTGAGAGTCTCCTGCATCTTCTTCCAGACTCTGAACCGCAGGTTACTCAAGTAATGTGGGACATGAATCAAAGCTCCAGAACTCATCTGTGGATCCGGCTGTGAGATCTGGACTCTGGAAGAACATTCAGGATCAGAACTGCAGAGGATTTGAGTTCAGATCCACTGAGAGAAGAAACACCAGCAGCTCAACTTACCTTTCCATCGTGATGCTAAAGTCCTGGAAAATAGAGAGTTTGAACAACATTTAATATCTTATCAAACACTCATAACTGTTCATTTTCTCTCTATACAAATGAATAGTCTGATAAATGTTTGGGTAATTGACATATTGTTTTGTGCACAAACAATGAAGCTGAATTCAGTCGTCACCTTCAGAAAGCAGACGTCGCTGGCTTTCATCATCTCCTCCGTGTCTTtgattgtgtgtgaaagagctgagatgtgtctgttcatctcctccagcttctccttcatcatctgctgcttctgctcctcttcctctctcagTGCAGTGGTTGTAGCTTCTTCTTCATCTCTGAGAAACTGATGAAGCTTCTCAAACTCCTCTTTAATCTGACGCTCTGTGTGCTCAGCTTGAGACTGAAATCACATACATTCACTTCAGTCAGCTCTGCTTTAACACTCACTGCACTAATGACCATCATAACTCTTTACTCCATATCCTCACCTTGATGTGTTTCACTGTTTTATCACACTCTGCTTTCATTTCTTCTGCATTTTCAAGCTTATTTTGTAAAGATGTCAGTGCTTTATTGAGTTCTTCCTAgaagttaaaatgaaaatctgtaACATTTATGTAGCTAAGAGGTTTAAACATAGTATTTTTGAATCTTTTGTAGGTATtgctaaatgtatttatatgttaaATGAGCCATTCTCAGAAAAAAGATCCAAGTGCTTAGTAAGCTTCTATTTGAAAGGGACAAACAGAAAGTGAGGGACAAAGACAAATTCTGCAGTTTCTCAGAAATTCTACAAAACAATTCAGAAATTTGTCTTACCTTGTGGGATGAAACCACTTCTGTGATGGGTCTGAATGTGTGATTGACATGTTTCTCTGAGTCTCTGCACACTAAACACACCGGCTGTTTGTCCTCCAGACAGAAGAGTTTGAGTTTCTCACTGTGTAAACTGCAGATCTCCTCAGATCCTGATGAACGCCTCTCATTTCTCTCCTTTATCAGTGAATCACACAAGTTTTTTAACGCTAGATTACGTGGAGGATCTGTTCTTGAGGATCTTCTTCTGCAGACGGGACACTCCTGAGTTTTCTTGATTCTCCAGAACTGTTGAAGACACTCTTTACAAAAACTGTGACTACAGGACAGAATAATAGGATCCTTGAAGATTTCACAGCACACGGGACAAGAAAGCTCTTCCACAGATTTTGAATCCATTTCGGCTTCTTGTAATATATCAGCAATCTAcaatttactttcactttctgaacTTTGGTTAGAAAGGTAAATAACCATTACAATCAAAATCAGAATCTATTTTGTTGAACACATTTCTCTAAAATCCTCATTTTTCTCCACAACACTGACTCTCTTTAGCTTTCAGTTTGTGTGTAAGGGAGAAATAATAAGACTAGTCACTTCCTGGTGTGTTTTGCAAGACAGTGGAGTTTCTGATGACCTGTTACGTGTGTTGTCTCATGCTGTACTTTTGTCATTTCCTGTTTCCAGTCAGTCTGACTTGTAGTCAGTTTGTAGTCCATTTGTTCATTGGTTCATTGGTCCCTGATtaatctctctgtgtgtgtcttatCTTGTTAAATTTGTGTATATACATCACTTGGGTTTCTCTTGTGCTTTGCCAGTTGTTGAATGTAGtgctcatttttctttttcttggtttttgtgtttttgtttgtagtttgtTTTTGGTTACTGTTATTAAACTTTCTGCATTTAGATCCACAACTCCACCTGCCTTCCCTGACCCAAAggttacagttttattttaactttattcatGCTTTCATTTCCTAGACCTAATGAactggaaaaaacaaacaaacaatcaattAAGAAcctatatgtaaaataaaatatgttagcCATTATAAGGGAATTAATGgcttataattaattaattataagggaattaattaaatcatatgtaataattgtaataaaatattcattaatgAGTGAGACTGTGAATATGTGAGTGTGAGCCATGTGATGGATTAGCCATTCATTATGAGGCGCCACGTaggatttaaatcaaacttcgcttatcaatacatacataaaacacatgcatatacacctataaattactcacatatacatgtatactattggatgttcaatatatatatatatgaaatacacgtgcacactaatatgaaatccataccaatacatattatgttagtaatgaatgcatatacacttgtgaataacttgcgtatacatataaacttgacGCATGCATACACCTAtaaacactcacacatacatataaactcgatccatgcatatacacctGCAACACCACACGCACATGCATATAAACTCGCtgcaagcacacacacatatacatactcgcatatacatataaacttgatCCATGCATATACGCCTATAAACACtcgcacatacatataaactcgatccatgcatatacacctaCAACACCACACGCACATGCATATAAACTcgctgcatgcacacacacctatacatactcgcatatacatataaacttgatccatgcatatacacctataaacactcgcacatacatataaactcgatGCGCAAGACACACCCATAAAACACTcgcaaaacatacaaaataaaattcacaaacgTATACAATTCCGATAAGAAAGATGCATGCTTTAGTTGTGTATATACGTATATGCAAGTGATTTCATATGTGGATGTGCATGAACTTTTCAGTGCAAATGGAAGGCATTTCAGTGTAAAAGAAAGCAGCAGCACTTCCGGCGGCATCTCCAGActtaatgcatgtttttaaaagaccaaactcaataaacacattattaataaagcatGCGATGTATAGACAAGCAGATGAGTCCAGAATAAGAACGTAACGCGTTTAATTACACGTAAAGCCTTTTCCTCCCATAATACGCTTAACCTGGCTTAATGCCTTaagacagtgtttttaaaatgccaaactcagtaaacacattattaataaaatcaaactaTGTACAGTAtagtatgatttattaataatgggTGTATTGAGTTTGGcggttttggaaaaaaaattataatatcatgaaaaaatatttaaaaacgtaTATTGTAGCAGTAAATTTAAACTGGAGAAAGTTTTGAAGCCTATTGTGCTTGATGGTTAAGGAACCGTCTGACAATTCCACCGGCTGGGTTAAAATGTccgatgtatttttaattaaaattacttttaaaataacatattgtAAAACTGTAAAGCTTGTATTACTTATATAGTGATTTACAGTGAGTTTTTTGCCAATACATCCCTTCATagatgtacagtacacaattatttaaataataaatgtaagtcCAATTTTTCATGTAAAATTATTGTGTACTGTACGTACAGTAAGGCAAATATTGGAAGTATTGTCTAAGgtgagatattggcaaaatatattcaaatatattcagtCAGTTTGCCCACTAGGCAAATCTCCAGATGACGGGACATTTTAAAAGGAgtggcttaatgcattaaaacagtgtttttaaaataccaAATGCAATAACATAGTACAtagtttgattttattaataatgtgtttatggGCGTCGGAACCATTGTATGTGGGTGGGACAGTACCCATCCACTTTTGAAGACCGATATTGGCCCCACTCACTTTTACTGTCTCTAATTCAGCGAATATGTCTGTGCACTTTTCAGAGCGCCGTCAGTCAAATCTATTCCACGTGACATGACGAATACCCTAATAAATTAAACTTCATTTAGCTACAGCCTTGAACACTGCTGCTTCACTAGGCTCATTCAGAGTCCATATAAATTAAACTCCATTCCGTATTTTCACCAGTTACTCGTGCCTGATGCACTACCGAGACACAGCAAAGTAAACAAAGCATCTGAGCGTACCTGCTGCTCAgatacacctaaccctacccgatactttatttaaacttttagaTTATtcccttcatttttatttttattgaaaacaaatgcctttccgatgtaaTAAGAGATGTGAAAAGGGAGAAGACCGATTTCGGTAAAAGGCGGATGCGAACTCGGGTCTCTCGCGTCAAAAACGTCTCCAGTTACATGcctaacctcggttccctgaaaggagggaacgagacactgcgtagCTTACGCTTGGGGGCAATCCCCCTCCTCCTGAAATACTGAAGCCTTATTACATCACGCCGGTAAATCTTACCGGCCAATGACGCTCGAGCGCTCGAGCTAGGGGCGGAGCCACCCACTATATAGGTCGACGTCCAGCGTCATTGCCCCAGAATCTTTCGACTGTTCGAACGGGTACAAGACTCTGAGGATTACAACACAGCAGCGcgcgcagtgtctcgttccctcctTTCAGCATCCAAGCATTCCTGCAGAAatgatagaatgacagacacaTCACAGCTGGCTGGGTCCTCATCCATCAAcatgcaccatgaagtgaaaacTTTCCATTTCAGATTGTACAAACGCCTGGTAGACGGGGCTCTGGCTTCAGCAATTGTATCCAAGACTCGCTGGATACATATCCAAGATACGTTTAGCGACTGCCCTCTGCGCTGACTTGCCAAACATGCAGGTTCCATAGCTCCGGTCTGGGGTGCCACACCGAGCCCTTTGCCTGCGATAAGTGATCTCTCCGCAACGGCATCGGCCACAGGGGAGCCGTTAGAAGCTCTATCAACTCCGGGAACCATGGCTGGTTGGGCCAGTTCGGCACAACCAGAAGCACCGTCCCCCTTTCCTCTCTGATTTTCTGCAGCACTAGCGGCATAATCTTCACCGGGGGAAAGGCATATTTGTGCTTCTTGGGCCAGCGACTCGAAAGAGCATCCCCCTCCAGAGGTGCGTTCGTGGAAAcaccattttcttttttccttaaAGTTTTGACATTTTGCTTCAGTTATATTAGATGCGAGCATATCATCattgtcaaataaatgtataaatcaaTCCactaaaatcagtcatttttagGACATTTGGACTCAAGTGTTCAGAACTGATTCACTGCAACTCtgactttaaaacacaaaactgttatcgattgcttcagtctgttcctgtctgttgtgctgctgagagatTTGCGATTGTAGCTCTGTGTAGcttcactttttatttaatgaatctctaccttactttcactccctgttgtttaaagtgataatatataacttaattcccaccatatttctggtgttatctttcaaactaatctaactaatttgatcgtttgCTTTTAAAACCACGAGTTTAAAGCGCGCATGCAGTGCGTTAGCATTCCTTAGCCAGTTAgtttgtcactcgcggttctaTTTGCGTTTCTATTTGtgcctattattgttttcttttctttttctctcgcTCCATTTTTCAcgagttcatcaaacaacagtggtaagtggtaagttaatttggtatcattcatcaatcatggtgcgtaatggcttcttctcctgctattgttgtttgcactgtttgccacatgtacagtttatctgtctctgtcagcagcgagggattcacatgtgataaatgcgggaaatagttaggctgacagagaaggttttagaactagagacacgcatccaaactttagctgaggacagtaagaatgtgagggctgtagatactacTTTGGATGcaactagctcagggagtcctgtacattgtttggttccggttgagcccgtgcagcagggcaactgggtgactgtgaggcggcctagtcacgggtcaaaacaccactcttccgttccgattaaaacatcaaacaggttctccccactcagtgacgcactcactgagaaacctgatgaaagtgctctagttattggcgattctattgtacggtaacatgaaaatagagacaccagccaccatagtccattgtttactgGGAGCCAGAGcacctgacatcttggcaaatttaaaagtgctggctaatgctaaacgtaaattcagtaaaattGTTATCCAcatcggcgctaatgatgttcgacttcgccagtcggagatcactaaaaataatgttaaagaggtgtgtgaacttgcaagtatgttgtcagacactgtaatatgctctgatccgctccctgcttaccgtggcgatgagattcatagcagactgtcgtcactcaatggctaGATGtttaagtggtgcccgcaaaataacataggctttatagataATTGGAAAAtttttttggggcagacctgacctgttgaaaagagatggtgttcatccctcctggggtggtgccgctcttctctctagaaatatggcacatagtcttagagttcatacttgactaactggggctcgggtcaggaagcagacagactggctaaaccgactgtctgctagccgcctcacgtcacaaaagtcagcacatagagactctttcacctagatatcacactatagagactgtgtctgaaaatacagaaaacatccaaaccaaagtaatagtaacaatttaattgatgttcaacaaatacaaaacagatgcaatacagataaacacatgataacgCTTGGCtaattgaatattagatccctttctacaaaagcactttttgtaaatgatatgatcactgaccataaactagattttgacagaaacctggctaaaaccagattactttaaacgagtctacaccccaagattactgttacaaacatgaactgggtccaaaaggtaaagggggaggtgttgctacaatttataacaatattttcagtatttatcAGAGGTCGGGTTTTAATTCGTTcaaagtaatggtgcttcatataacgttatccaaagaaacaagtgttaatgataaatcccctgtgatgtttgtactggctactgtatacaggccaccagggcaccatacagactttattaaagaatttgctgattttctatcggagttagtgctgactgcagataaagtcataattgttgGCGATTTTAATATCGCTAATAtgataatgaaaaaaattggttgggatcagcatttatagacattctaaactcaattggtgttaaacaacacgtgtcaggacctactcattgtcgaaatcatactctagatttaatactgtcacatggaattgatgtcagtgtcattgaaattttgcagcagagcgatgatatctcagatcattatctagtctcctgtatattccatatagctaaagctgtaaagccaactccttgttacaaatatggtagaaacatcacttctaccacaacaGACTGCTTTAtgaataatcttcctgacttatctcagttcctcagcatatccaatagctcagaacaacttgatgatgtaacagaaactgtGGGCTCTCTCttctctagcactttagatacggttgctccgttacgcttaaggaagattaaggataagagtccaacactgtggtataatgagcacacttgcacaggtgttggcatttcccaacagcatagcagtaatgactttatgaactactttacttccaagatcgatactatcagagataaaattgtaaccatacagccgtcagctacagtatcgcatcagatagtgcactatagatcccctgaggaacaattccattcattctctactgtaggagaggaagaattgtataaatttgttaaatcatctaaaccaacaacatgtatgttagaccctattccatctaaactactaaaagagctgcttccagaagtcatagatcctcttttggctattattaattcatcattgttattaggatatgtccccaaaaccttcaaattggctgttattaagcctctcat harbors:
- the LOC131553409 gene encoding E3 ubiquitin-protein ligase TRIM35-like, whose amino-acid sequence is MDSKSVEELSCPVCCEIFKDPIILSCSHSFCKECLQQFWRIKKTQECPVCRRRSSRTDPPRNLALKNLCDSLIKERNERRSSGSEEICSLHSEKLKLFCLEDKQPVCLVCRDSEKHVNHTFRPITEVVSSHKEELNKALTSLQNKLENAEEMKAECDKTVKHIKSQAEHTERQIKEEFEKLHQFLRDEEEATTTALREEEEQKQQMMKEKLEEMNRHISALSHTIKDTEEMMKASDVCFLKDFSITMERVQISQPDPQMSSGALIHVPHYLSNLRFRVWKKMQETLKHTPLTLDPNTAAPWLTLSADLTSVSYSDLRQNLPNNPERFAYYPCVLGSEGFNSGAHCWDVEVGDDINWSLGITTASNQRKGDVFFNTDVWRVRYVNSKYNSQSPEKPLTRFTVKEKLQRVRVQLDCDRGKVSFSDPLTNICLCSFRTTFKEAVFPFLYNRCTTSPLRILPV